Below is a genomic region from Bacilli bacterium.
TGGCCAAATCTTTCGCCTGCAAGTACGGATCGTCTTTGTAGGCCAACGCCGCTTCCATCGGCAGCACGCGAAATTGCAATTTGCCGTTTTCCCGGTACCGCTGCACGTAAGTCGGCTTGTACTCCACTCCGGTAATTTCCGTTATGTTTTCCGGCATCATTTTCCGGACGTGTACTGCAAATATGACTCCCGTGTCGGTCGGCGCATGCAGCGCGTTCGTGCGGTCCTGGTCGGATATAAAATTGCCGAGCGAATAAATCACGACGCCGGTGCGTTTTCGTCCCGCAGCGTCGGTTGCATTCAAAAGCTCATACGGCTGCACGACGTGCGGATGGCTGCCCAAAATGATATCGGCGCCTGATAAAAACAGCTCGTGCGCCAATTTTTTTTGCAAATCGTTCGGCTGCAAATGATATTCGTCGCCAAAATGAACGGCAACCGTCACCAAATCGGCGCCGTTTCGTTTTTCCCGCGCTATGTCCGCCTTCATTTTTTCTTCGTCGATCAACGGCACCAGATAAGGTTTGCCCTTGGGTATCGGGATGCCGTTCGTTCCGTACGTATAAGCCAAAAATGCCATCGAAATGCCGTTTTTGCTCACGATAACCGATTGCTCGGCATCTTCGGGCGAGGCGGCGACGCCTTTTTCCACCAGTCCGCGCGCGCGCAAGTTGGCGATCGTGCGCAAAATTCCGTATTCGCGCCGGTCGAGGGAGTGGTTGTTCGCGGTGGTAATGACGTTGAACCCGGCGTCTTTCAATGCGTCCGCCAGCTCCGGCGGCGCGTTGAATTCGGGATATCCGGTATACCCGCGCGGATCGTGATCCGCCAAAGGCGTTTCCAGATTCCCCGTGACCCAATCCCCTTTCGCCAATTCATCTTTTACTTTCGCAAAAAAATGCGTGAAATTGTAAGTCTTTGTGGCGGCATCATATCCGGCTTGCGTTTCCCGACTATGCATCATGATGTCCCCGACGGCAATGAGAGTCGCTTCCAGGCTATAGGGCGATGGTTGCGGAGCAGGCGTCGCCGTTGCGGCAGGCGTTGCGGATGCGGCAAAGGGTGGCGAAACGCCGGGTTGCGCCGCTTGATTGCGGTCTTGTTGCGCTTCCTGACAGGAGGCAAGCATTAGACCTGCCGAAAGCAGCAGCAGCGCCGCCAGACGCGGAAATGGCGACCGTTCTCCCAAAACGGTTTTGCTTCGCATCGGTTCTCCTCTCTTATCGATCAAAATGAATGCAATTCCCACATTCGCCATGGCCATTCGGCGGGAGGGAAGGAATGAAATTCCATCATTTCGTCGCGGGTCGGGTGGGGGAAACGAAGCTGATGCGACCAGAGCGCAAGCTGTTCACCGGGTTTGTTCACGCTGGCGCCGTATTTTTGATCTCCGTACAAAGGGCATCCGATTGCCTGAAATTGCACGCGAATTTGATGGGGACGCCCCGTTAGCAAACGGATCCGCACCAGGCATAAGTTATCCCGAAAAGCAAGCATCTCATATTCCAGAGAAGCTTCTTTCGCGCCGGCAACGTCGGCGGCGACAACGCTTACCGTATTGGTCCGTTCGTTTTTGCGCAAATGATGGATGAGCCTGGCTGATTTTTTTGCCGGTATGCCGCGCAGCACAGCCAGGTAGGTTTTGCCGAATTTGCGGGCGCGAATGCATTCGGACAGGCGCGAGGCGGCTTTTGACGTCCTGGCGAATACCATCGCGCCGCCGACCGGCCGATCCAGGCGGTGCACCAACCCCAAAAACACATTCCCGGGCTTGTTGTACCGTATTTTCAAGTCTTGTTTCAAGATTGTCAGTAAATCGGGATCGCCGCTTTTGTCTTCCTGCGTCGGCATATTGACCGGTTTTTCCACAACCAGCAAATGATTGTCTTCGTATAAAATGGGCGTGCGGCAGGACGGATGCTTCATGATCAATGTTATGCCTCCCATCGCGCCGATGCGCCGGCGGGCAGCACGAGTCCGCTCGCGGTGACGGGCAGCCCGATTTCGTCCGCAACCACTTTTCCGCCCCGATTTTTTCCGATGGTCATCGTCATGATATTTTTCAGCACGGATGCGGATAGTCCGGTTGTATAGGAGTTAATGAGGAAAAACAGCGGATTATCGGACAACACATGCAAACAGGATGCCGTAAAATCGTATAAACTGGCTTCGAGCTTCCATGTTTCTCCGCCCGGACCCCTGCCGAACGAAGGCGGGTCCATAATGATCGCGTCGTATTTTCGGCCGCGCCGTTGTTCGCGAGCGACAAATTTGAACACGTCATCGGTAATAAACCGCACGGTACGGTGTTCCAATCCGGAAAGTTGAATATTTTCCTTCGCCCACTGCACCATGCCCTTTGCCGCGTCGACATGGCATACGTCCGCTCCGGCCGCGGCGGCGGCCACCGTTGCTCCCCCGGTATACGCAAACAAATTCAGAACGCTGATAGGGCGGTTCGCGCCCGCGATTTTTTCCATAATCCAGCGCCAATTGACGGCCTGCTCGGGAAACAGCCCCGTATGCTTGAAATTGGTCGGCCGGATATAAAAACGGCATGATTTGCCGTAGCTGATCGTCCAACGTTCCGGCAGCTTGCTGTTGAACTGCCAGCAGCCGCCTCCCGATGAACTGCGGTGATAGTGCGCGGCACATTGATTCCAACGTTGTTCATTCAACGTTGGCGGCCATATCACCTGCGGGTCGGGCCGGCGCAATATGATGTCGCGCCAACGCTCCAATTTTTCGCCGTGTCCGGTATCCAGCACT
It encodes:
- a CDS encoding CapA family protein, with the translated sequence MRSKTVLGERSPFPRLAALLLLSAGLMLASCQEAQQDRNQAAQPGVSPPFAASATPAATATPAPQPSPYSLEATLIAVGDIMMHSRETQAGYDAATKTYNFTHFFAKVKDELAKGDWVTGNLETPLADHDPRGYTGYPEFNAPPELADALKDAGFNVITTANNHSLDRREYGILRTIANLRARGLVEKGVAASPEDAEQSVIVSKNGISMAFLAYTYGTNGIPIPKGKPYLVPLIDEEKMKADIAREKRNGADLVTVAVHFGDEYHLQPNDLQKKLAHELFLSGADIILGSHPHVVQPYELLNATDAAGRKRTGVVIYSLGNFISDQDRTNALHAPTDTGVIFAVHVRKMMPENITEITGVEYKPTYVQRYRENGKLQFRVLPMEAALAYKDDPYLQAKDLARLNRYLREMNEQISAIERGRSLFSPANK
- a CDS encoding RNA pseudouridine synthase, producing the protein MKHPSCRTPILYEDNHLLVVEKPVNMPTQEDKSGDPDLLTILKQDLKIRYNKPGNVFLGLVHRLDRPVGGAMVFARTSKAASRLSECIRARKFGKTYLAVLRGIPAKKSARLIHHLRKNERTNTVSVVAADVAGAKEASLEYEMLAFRDNLCLVRIRLLTGRPHQIRVQFQAIGCPLYGDQKYGASVNKPGEQLALWSHQLRFPHPTRDEMMEFHSFPPAEWPWRMWELHSF
- a CDS encoding class I SAM-dependent methyltransferase, whose translation is MFIADDWQDYEVLDTGHGEKLERWRDIILRRPDPQVIWPPTLNEQRWNQCAAHYHRSSSGGGCWQFNSKLPERWTISYGKSCRFYIRPTNFKHTGLFPEQAVNWRWIMEKIAGANRPISVLNLFAYTGGATVAAAAAGADVCHVDAAKGMVQWAKENIQLSGLEHRTVRFITDDVFKFVAREQRRGRKYDAIIMDPPSFGRGPGGETWKLEASLYDFTASCLHVLSDNPLFFLINSYTTGLSASVLKNIMTMTIGKNRGGKVVADEIGLPVTASGLVLPAGASARWEA